From Solidesulfovibrio sp., a single genomic window includes:
- a CDS encoding SidJ-related pseudokinase — MTGPGYAAFGLDGDFTAAYLAARRVADLAVRDPAAVCPDTVAALAGLLARNDHARQAQARILYREAAGVLVTLLARGPGDVALASRQALAAALAVPGKPRLAAAEAVGDLPLPGLAAPVPPQPSPDVAATTFGALLAAAGADTAQAPRRAGRSLVIPARRPGWLVVVKRLKRGEDPAGLALEAAWMERCAAFDFPEPCHVPRPCRDGAASLFAVPDLPAGPAGLDPGGRCLAYRARSDYFRYPNEPGRPMDGDDLVATMGRAALLLGWLAGRGIVHEAAIPLFHNRVQRDRREDGGRYDWRLPGRLDRWLSSSLHPNFGASGLRDFEHLAAVAPGGAGGGRLYRRMGDHLVSLLLVAGSAFRMRDPSLVGRDARGRPVDARHLFDLALLRRVIATAFARYHEGFVGEAPAALPLCPEALARRMVEEMGVDRHMTELVRQADQEAMTDAAFREFLVSRGLSPEAAAGHGRGEADVELQTGPHLGAFNNRTSLPEMNEAAAAMVAACLAGRHERDRRGEGESGDASREGERAVSPNGRPDRGR, encoded by the coding sequence TTGACCGGCCCGGGCTACGCGGCCTTCGGCCTTGACGGCGATTTCACCGCCGCCTACCTGGCCGCGCGCCGGGTGGCCGATCTGGCCGTGCGCGATCCCGCCGCCGTGTGCCCGGACACCGTGGCCGCGTTGGCCGGCCTGCTCGCCCGAAACGACCATGCCCGCCAGGCCCAGGCCCGCATCCTCTACCGCGAGGCCGCCGGCGTCCTGGTCACCCTGCTGGCCAGGGGGCCGGGGGATGTGGCCCTGGCCTCGCGCCAGGCCCTGGCCGCCGCCCTGGCCGTCCCCGGCAAGCCGCGCCTGGCCGCCGCCGAAGCCGTGGGCGACCTGCCCCTGCCGGGCTTGGCCGCGCCCGTGCCGCCGCAACCGTCCCCGGATGTGGCCGCAACGACCTTCGGCGCCCTGCTGGCCGCCGCCGGGGCCGACACCGCCCAGGCCCCGCGCCGGGCCGGCCGCAGCCTGGTCATCCCCGCCCGCCGGCCGGGCTGGCTGGTGGTGGTCAAGCGGCTCAAACGCGGCGAGGACCCGGCCGGGCTGGCTCTGGAGGCCGCCTGGATGGAGCGGTGCGCCGCCTTCGATTTCCCCGAACCCTGCCACGTGCCGCGTCCCTGCCGCGACGGCGCGGCCAGCCTGTTCGCCGTCCCCGACCTCCCGGCCGGGCCGGCCGGCCTCGATCCGGGCGGGCGCTGCCTGGCCTACCGGGCCAGGTCCGACTATTTCCGCTATCCCAACGAGCCCGGCCGGCCCATGGACGGCGACGATCTCGTGGCCACCATGGGCCGGGCCGCCCTGCTGCTGGGCTGGTTGGCCGGCCGGGGCATCGTCCACGAGGCGGCCATCCCGCTTTTCCACAACCGGGTGCAGCGCGACCGGCGCGAGGACGGCGGCCGCTACGACTGGCGGCTGCCCGGCCGCCTGGACCGCTGGCTTTCCTCGTCCCTGCATCCCAATTTCGGCGCCTCCGGGCTGCGCGATTTCGAGCACCTGGCCGCCGTGGCTCCTGGCGGCGCGGGGGGAGGCCGGCTCTACCGCCGCATGGGCGACCATCTGGTCAGCCTGCTGCTGGTGGCCGGCAGCGCCTTTCGCATGCGCGACCCGTCCCTGGTCGGCCGCGACGCCCGGGGCCGTCCCGTGGACGCCCGGCACCTGTTCGACCTCGCCCTGCTGCGCCGGGTCATCGCCACGGCCTTCGCCCGCTACCACGAGGGGTTCGTCGGCGAGGCCCCGGCCGCCTTGCCCCTGTGCCCCGAGGCCCTGGCCCGGCGCATGGTCGAGGAGATGGGCGTGGACCGCCACATGACGGAGCTGGTGCGCCAGGCCGACCAGGAGGCCATGACCGACGCCGCCTTCCGGGAGTTCCTCGTCTCCCGTGGGCTAAGCCCCGAGGCCGCCGCCGGCCATGGCCGGGGCGAGGCCGACGTGGAGCTGCAGACCGGCCCGCACCTGGGGGCCTTCAACAACCGCACCAGCCTGCCCGAAATGAACGAGGCCGCCGCCGCCATGGTCGCCGCCTGCCTGGCCGGCCGCCACGAGCGCGACCGGCGGGGAGAGGGGGAGTCGGGGGACGCCTCCCGGGAAGGGGAGCGTGCCGTGAGCCCTAATGGGCGGCCGGATCGCGGCCGATAG
- a CDS encoding arsenate reductase ArsC: protein MRRVLFICVHNSARSQMAEAYLQRFCGEAAQVESAGLDPTVVNPLVLTAMAEEGIDLSGKTTRKVFDLYKEGRLYDYVVTVCEESLEEQCPVFPGVTHRLHLPFPDPAGLTGTEAEKLDMVRAIRDRIKERMAGLAEEIRSGRGRRPGDVWEGGAKP from the coding sequence ATGAGGCGGGTTCTTTTCATCTGCGTGCACAACAGCGCCAGGAGCCAGATGGCCGAGGCGTATCTGCAACGGTTTTGCGGCGAGGCGGCGCAGGTCGAAAGCGCCGGCCTCGACCCCACCGTCGTCAATCCCTTGGTCCTTACGGCCATGGCCGAGGAGGGCATCGACCTTTCGGGCAAAACGACCCGGAAGGTCTTCGACCTGTATAAGGAAGGCAGGCTCTACGACTACGTGGTCACGGTGTGCGAGGAGTCGCTGGAGGAGCAGTGCCCGGTTTTTCCGGGTGTGACCCACCGGCTGCACCTGCCCTTTCCCGACCCGGCCGGCCTGACCGGCACGGAAGCGGAAAAGCTGGACATGGTGCGGGCCATCCGCGACCGCATCAAGGAACGCATGGCCGGCCTGGCCGAGGAGATCCGATCCGGCCGGGGCCGCCGGCCGGGCGACGTCTGGGAAGGCGGGGCGAAGCCGTGA
- a CDS encoding transaldolase family protein yields MRPETLTTRIFLDGADPEETRRVIKTLGFLDGQTTNPSLLAKNPEAQAHKVDGNKFSATAIYQFYKELCQELSAMLPDGSISIEVYADETTTVAAMLEQAREFDTWIDNAHIKLPTSAAGLEAAGVLTGEGRRVNMTLVFTQAQAAAVYAATRGAARGAVFLSPFVGRLDDRGENGMDLIANILRMYRAGDGHVETLTASVRSMEHFLCALALGSDIITAPASLLLAWGEAGLPIPGPGYRYEAPGLAPIPYADIGLDAPWTGYAIGHPLTDKGMAKFSEDWNSLIDMGA; encoded by the coding sequence ATGCGACCCGAAACGCTCACGACGCGCATCTTCCTGGACGGAGCCGACCCCGAGGAGACCCGGCGGGTCATCAAGACCCTGGGCTTCCTGGACGGCCAGACCACCAACCCCAGCCTTCTGGCCAAAAACCCCGAGGCGCAGGCCCACAAGGTGGACGGCAACAAGTTCAGCGCCACGGCCATCTACCAGTTCTACAAGGAACTGTGCCAGGAGCTTTCGGCCATGCTGCCGGACGGTTCCATCTCCATCGAGGTCTACGCCGACGAAACGACCACGGTGGCGGCCATGCTGGAGCAGGCCCGGGAATTCGACACCTGGATCGACAACGCCCACATCAAGCTGCCGACCTCCGCCGCCGGCCTGGAAGCGGCCGGCGTGCTCACGGGCGAAGGCCGCCGGGTCAACATGACCCTGGTCTTCACCCAGGCGCAAGCCGCCGCCGTCTACGCCGCGACCAGGGGCGCCGCGCGCGGCGCGGTCTTCCTCTCGCCCTTCGTCGGCCGCCTGGACGACCGGGGCGAAAACGGCATGGACCTGATCGCCAACATCCTGCGCATGTACCGGGCCGGCGATGGCCACGTGGAGACGCTTACAGCCAGCGTGCGCTCCATGGAGCATTTCCTGTGCGCCCTGGCCCTTGGCAGCGACATCATCACCGCTCCGGCCTCCCTTCTCCTGGCCTGGGGCGAGGCCGGCCTGCCCATCCCCGGCCCCGGCTACCGCTACGAAGCCCCGGGCCTGGCCCCCATCCCCTATGCGGACATCGGCCTGGACGCGCCCTGGACCGGCTACGCCATCGGCCATCCCCTCACGGACAAGGGCATGGCCAAGTTTTCCGAGGACTGGAATTCGCTCATCGACATGGGCGCCTGA
- a CDS encoding response regulator produces MIPARVMIVEDEVITAMATGAMLKRLGHVVAASVTSGEAALEAFRRQHPDLVLMDIRLDGELDGIETARAIRSQSQVPVVFVSAYVDDQTRGRAAETQPYAFMPKPLDEYELHALLAKLLGACPS; encoded by the coding sequence ATGATCCCGGCACGGGTGATGATCGTGGAAGACGAGGTCATAACGGCCATGGCCACCGGCGCCATGCTCAAGCGCCTGGGCCATGTGGTCGCCGCCTCGGTGACGTCCGGCGAGGCCGCCCTGGAGGCCTTCCGACGGCAGCATCCCGACCTCGTGCTCATGGACATCCGCCTCGACGGCGAGCTCGACGGCATCGAAACCGCCCGGGCCATCCGCAGCCAAAGCCAGGTGCCGGTGGTGTTCGTCTCGGCCTACGTCGACGACCAGACCCGGGGCCGCGCCGCCGAAACCCAGCCCTACGCCTTCATGCCCAAGCCCCTCGACGAATACGAACTCCATGCGCTGCTCGCCAAGCTGCTGGGAGCCTGTCCCTCTTGA
- a CDS encoding arsenate reductase ArsC, which produces MSRKPRILFLCTGNACRSQMAEGFARADRGDVVEAFSAGVEKHGLDQRAVAVMAEAGVDIAGQVSKLVDELPDVPFDYVVTLCGSAHDRCPFFPGPVRKVHVPFEDPPALAATAVTEAEALGHYRAVRDAIRAFVAGLPQRLEPGD; this is translated from the coding sequence GTGAGCCGCAAACCGAGGATTCTGTTTTTGTGCACGGGCAACGCCTGTCGCAGCCAGATGGCCGAGGGCTTCGCCCGGGCCGACCGGGGCGACGTCGTCGAGGCCTTTTCGGCCGGGGTGGAGAAGCATGGCCTCGACCAACGGGCCGTGGCCGTCATGGCCGAGGCCGGCGTGGACATCGCCGGCCAGGTTTCCAAGCTCGTGGACGAACTGCCCGACGTGCCCTTCGACTACGTGGTGACGCTGTGCGGCTCGGCCCATGACCGCTGCCCGTTTTTCCCGGGACCGGTGCGCAAGGTCCACGTCCCCTTCGAGGATCCGCCGGCCCTGGCCGCGACGGCCGTCACCGAGGCCGAGGCCCTGGGGCATTACCGGGCCGTGCGCGACGCCATCCGGGCCTTCGTGGCCGGACTGCCGCAACGCCTCGAACCCGGCGATTAG
- the dctA gene encoding C4-dicarboxylate transporter DctA → MLTSKKPIYSSLYFWVIFGIAAGIVLGLIPATKSFAESMQPFGTAFIRMVKMIIAPIIFCTVVTGIAKMGDMGKVGRVGIKCMVYFWTMTLFALVIGMVVVNLYKPGAGMDDYAAKMQSNQKEIAKVEDFAGKAKKMSTVDFLMNIVPTSVVDAFAKGEILQVLFFSILFGVGLANLGEKAKNFVKIIDEFSRGLFKVVHYIMYFAPFGAFGAMAYVVASQGHEALFKLLYLMLGVYTTCIIFIFVVLAMVCKLAGFSLWRYLVYIKEEILLVLGTSSSEAALPRMMAKLEVAGADKSVVGLCLPMGYSFNLDGTCIYLTMAAVFLAQATNTPLDISHQLYLLFILLLTSKGAAAVTGGGFITLAATLQTVGTIPVASLTLLLGVDRFMSEARAITNLIGNGIATIVVAKWENALDERKLAAVLSGGDEVLADDPEDALIDEEAAGDAK, encoded by the coding sequence ATGCTGACGAGCAAAAAGCCTATTTATAGTTCTCTCTATTTCTGGGTCATTTTCGGTATTGCCGCCGGTATCGTGCTGGGACTCATTCCGGCAACCAAATCCTTCGCCGAAAGCATGCAGCCGTTCGGCACGGCATTCATCCGTATGGTGAAGATGATCATCGCGCCAATCATCTTCTGTACGGTTGTCACAGGCATCGCCAAGATGGGCGATATGGGGAAAGTCGGCCGCGTTGGCATCAAATGCATGGTCTACTTCTGGACCATGACCCTGTTCGCCCTGGTCATCGGCATGGTGGTGGTCAACCTGTACAAGCCCGGCGCCGGCATGGACGACTACGCCGCCAAGATGCAGTCCAACCAGAAGGAGATCGCCAAGGTCGAGGACTTCGCCGGCAAGGCCAAGAAGATGTCCACCGTGGACTTCCTCATGAACATCGTGCCGACCTCGGTGGTCGACGCCTTTGCCAAGGGCGAAATCCTGCAGGTGCTGTTTTTTTCCATCCTCTTCGGCGTCGGCCTGGCCAACCTGGGCGAGAAGGCCAAGAATTTCGTCAAGATCATCGACGAGTTCTCGCGAGGGCTGTTCAAGGTCGTCCACTACATCATGTATTTCGCGCCCTTCGGCGCCTTCGGCGCCATGGCCTACGTGGTCGCCTCCCAGGGCCACGAAGCCCTCTTCAAGCTCCTCTACCTCATGCTCGGCGTGTACACGACCTGCATCATTTTCATCTTCGTGGTCCTGGCCATGGTCTGCAAGTTGGCCGGCTTCTCGTTGTGGCGCTACCTCGTCTACATCAAGGAAGAGATCCTGCTGGTGCTCGGCACCTCCTCCTCCGAGGCGGCCCTGCCCCGCATGATGGCCAAACTCGAGGTCGCCGGCGCCGACAAGTCCGTGGTCGGCCTGTGCCTGCCCATGGGCTATTCCTTCAACCTCGACGGCACCTGCATCTACCTGACCATGGCCGCCGTGTTCCTGGCCCAGGCCACCAACACGCCGCTGGACATCTCCCACCAGCTCTACCTGCTCTTCATCCTGCTCTTGACTTCCAAGGGCGCGGCCGCCGTCACCGGCGGCGGCTTCATCACCCTGGCCGCCACGTTGCAGACGGTCGGCACCATCCCCGTGGCTTCCCTGACCCTGCTCCTTGGCGTCGACCGCTTCATGTCCGAGGCCCGGGCCATCACCAATCTGATCGGCAACGGCATCGCCACCATCGTCGTGGCCAAGTGGGAAAACGCCCTGGACGAGCGCAAGCTCGCCGCCGTGCTTTCCGGCGGGGACGAGGTCTTGGCCGACGACCCCGAAGACGCCCTCATCGACGAGGAAGCCGCCGGCGACGCCAAATAG
- a CDS encoding response regulator: MRPGDGREEAPRRTVLIVEDDPLSARVAAKILDRLGYGVCAMVETGEEAIPMAALRLPDVVLMDINLAGAMDGVAAARAIIESVGAPVIFLTAAVDREIMDRVAATGAAGYIQKPVKLLDLKANLEMAITRRRRERPCPTDAATALYRGLLFAVAKACARPLVVVDPDGRVLFAHPDNSISGELFAEAFPDQPPFPLPSDTPCPDAAGAPLGWVRLFPE; the protein is encoded by the coding sequence ATGCGCCCGGGTGACGGCAGGGAAGAGGCGCCGCGGCGCACGGTGCTCATCGTCGAGGACGATCCGCTTTCCGCCCGGGTGGCGGCCAAGATCCTGGACCGGCTGGGCTACGGCGTGTGCGCCATGGTCGAGACCGGCGAGGAGGCCATCCCCATGGCCGCCTTGCGGCTGCCGGACGTGGTGCTCATGGACATCAACCTGGCCGGGGCCATGGACGGCGTGGCGGCGGCCCGGGCCATCATCGAGTCCGTGGGCGCACCGGTCATTTTCCTCACCGCCGCCGTGGACCGCGAGATCATGGACCGCGTGGCGGCGACCGGCGCGGCCGGCTACATCCAAAAGCCGGTCAAGCTCCTGGACCTCAAGGCCAACCTGGAAATGGCCATCACCCGGCGGCGACGCGAGCGGCCCTGCCCCACGGACGCGGCCACGGCGCTGTACCGCGGCCTGCTTTTCGCCGTAGCCAAAGCCTGCGCCAGGCCCCTGGTGGTGGTCGACCCCGACGGCCGGGTGCTTTTCGCCCATCCCGACAACAGCATATCCGGCGAGCTGTTCGCCGAGGCCTTTCCCGACCAGCCGCCCTTCCCCCTGCCCTCGGACACGCCCTGCCCGGACGCGGCCGGCGCGCCGCTCGGCTGGGTGCGGCTTTTTCCCGAATAG
- the rpiA gene encoding ribose-5-phosphate isomerase RpiA, with the protein MTAQPAASPQDQARAKRAAAGRAAALVGPSLAVGLGHGSTAVAVVPFLGERARRGELAGTVFVAAAHFMAQALRREGLPVVGLDDAARLDLAIDGADEIDPAGNCVKGGGGALLYEKIVAQAADRLVIVADAGKLSPRLCTRHALPVEITPFALASELRFLAAIGGRPALRLRPDGDPMRTERGNVIADCAFGPLDDPAALSAALDARAGVAGHGLFVGLADLIVVAGPDGLREIVPPGRG; encoded by the coding sequence ATGACCGCCCAGCCCGCAGCATCGCCACAGGACCAGGCCCGGGCCAAGCGGGCCGCCGCCGGCCGGGCGGCGGCCCTGGTCGGGCCGAGCCTGGCCGTGGGCCTCGGCCACGGCTCCACGGCCGTGGCCGTTGTACCGTTTCTGGGGGAACGCGCCAGGCGGGGGGAACTGGCCGGCACGGTGTTCGTCGCGGCGGCCCATTTCATGGCCCAGGCCCTGCGCCGCGAGGGCCTGCCGGTGGTCGGCCTCGACGACGCGGCGCGCCTGGACCTGGCCATCGACGGCGCCGACGAGATCGACCCGGCGGGCAACTGCGTCAAGGGCGGCGGCGGGGCGCTGCTCTATGAGAAAATCGTGGCCCAGGCGGCGGACAGGCTCGTCATCGTGGCCGACGCGGGCAAGCTTTCGCCGCGCCTGTGCACGCGCCACGCCCTGCCGGTGGAGATCACGCCCTTCGCCCTGGCCAGCGAACTGCGGTTCCTCGCGGCCATCGGCGGCCGCCCCGCCCTGCGCCTGCGCCCGGACGGCGACCCCATGCGCACCGAGCGCGGCAACGTCATCGCCGACTGCGCTTTCGGCCCCCTGGACGACCCGGCCGCACTGAGCGCGGCCCTCGACGCCCGGGCCGGCGTGGCCGGGCACGGGCTGTTCGTGGGGCTGGCCGACCTGATCGTCGTGGCCGGGCCGGACGGCCTGCGCGAGATCGTTCCCCCCGGCCGGGGCTAA